A single genomic interval of Nonomuraea rubra harbors:
- a CDS encoding helix-turn-helix domain-containing protein, which translates to MVLTTASVPDRDRLAFWRDAMSRTLVPVAVAPRDDTPFNGRIVADTLGYLQVCSIEADAGRIDRTPALLAHGAEGFVAVGVQVSGTATLVQDGRRAQVGEGDLVVYDTTRPYSLDFPQPFRAYVFQLPRRVLGLPYDDIRQVTGTAIGTGDGVGAALLPFLTTLAASATTFSPTVADRLAGNVTELVATLVAERTRQLPRNGDGTREHFVRRVRDHINRNLGDPALSPETIAQAHRISVRYLHRLFQGEGITVARLIQQRRLDECVRELARRGRRAPTVSAVALRWGFVSPAHFSRAFRAVYGLSPQEWRTLRAAEGDGEAEPASTAASGHALSVT; encoded by the coding sequence GTGGTGTTGACGACTGCTTCGGTTCCCGATCGCGACAGGCTCGCCTTCTGGCGCGACGCGATGAGCAGAACGCTGGTGCCGGTGGCCGTCGCCCCCCGGGACGACACGCCGTTCAACGGCCGGATCGTCGCCGACACCCTCGGATACCTGCAAGTCTGCTCGATCGAGGCGGACGCCGGACGGATCGACCGTACGCCGGCGCTGCTCGCGCATGGGGCGGAGGGTTTCGTGGCGGTCGGCGTTCAGGTGTCGGGCACGGCGACCCTCGTCCAGGACGGGCGGCGGGCGCAGGTGGGAGAGGGCGACCTGGTGGTCTACGACACGACACGGCCCTACTCCCTCGACTTTCCGCAGCCGTTCCGCGCCTACGTCTTCCAGCTGCCCCGCCGCGTGCTGGGCCTGCCGTACGACGACATCAGGCAGGTCACCGGGACCGCCATCGGCACCGGGGACGGCGTCGGCGCGGCCCTGCTGCCCTTCCTGACCACGCTGGCCGCCTCGGCGACGACCTTCTCGCCCACCGTCGCGGACCGGCTGGCCGGCAACGTCACCGAGCTCGTCGCCACCCTGGTGGCGGAGCGCACCCGCCAGCTCCCCCGGAACGGGGACGGCACCCGGGAGCACTTCGTGCGGCGCGTGCGCGATCACATCAACCGGAACCTGGGCGATCCCGCCCTGTCGCCGGAGACCATCGCGCAGGCGCACCGGATCTCCGTGCGCTACCTGCACCGGCTGTTCCAGGGCGAGGGGATCACCGTTGCCCGGCTCATCCAGCAGCGGCGTCTGGACGAGTGCGTACGCGAACTGGCCCGTCGCGGCCGGCGGGCACCGACCGTGTCCGCGGTGGCTCTGCGCTGGGGGTTCGTCAGCCCCGCGCACTTCAGCCGCGCCTTCCGCGCCGTCTACGGCCTTTCACCCCAGGAATGGCGTACCTTGCGCGCCGCCGAAGGCGACGGCGAGGCGGAGCCGGCCTCTACGGCTGCGTCCGGCCACGCGCTGTCCGTCACCTAG
- a CDS encoding helix-turn-helix domain-containing protein, which produces MAEREFGSLLRELRAAARLTIEELSEASGVSVRAIGDMERGKVSSPQRRTAEALADGLKLAAQDRTRFLATVKTRPRAGALAQLPADLPVFTGRRAELRQALAFLDERSQEARAVVIGAIGGMAGVGKTALALHWAHRIAVSYPDGQLWVDLRGFDRGGQVLDAGQALGGFLRALGVADSRIPAGTDDRAALFRSKLAGRRVLIVLDNARDSEQVRPLLPATAGCLAIVTSRNQLTGLAATHGARTLTLDVWKPDEAREALARRLGTDRVAAEPEAVTRILALCGHLPLAVAVVAARAAARPSFALADIAAELNEAHGTLDAFHAPDGIDPRAVFSWSYQALSPDAARLFRLLGLHPGPDITLPAAASLAALPARRVRVLLEECGAAHLVTEHAPGRWRLHDLLRAYAAGTAEEQDGPAERRRAFHRLLDHLLHSAHAADQVINPVVSTPIEPGPAQPGVVVDAFHDREQAAAWAARELQVVWAAQRQAEALGGFDRHLWQLAWTTVDAFSGHAWTLGRESLAFLTRAADAVKRDPGGARYVSAVVGWVAVQEHRIGRSQEAKARLRLLLRSPDSPAQSLDQARVHHDLGWIHGVLGEYDDALRHSLAALGHYLAVGNLPGHARELASVAWYHALLGHYDDAITSCEQAIARLAEQNMTAAEASAWDTLGYVHHHLGDHRQAIGCYLRSLDLYRHTGRPALEAEVLEHLGDAHHALGQADAAGGFWQQALDLLVPLDHSSSDRLRAKLSATAAIDRGR; this is translated from the coding sequence GTGGCTGAGCGGGAGTTCGGCTCCCTGCTGAGAGAGCTGCGCGCGGCCGCGCGGCTGACGATCGAGGAGCTGTCGGAGGCCTCGGGAGTGAGCGTCCGGGCGATCGGCGACATGGAGCGCGGCAAGGTGAGCTCTCCGCAGCGGCGCACCGCCGAGGCGCTGGCGGACGGGCTGAAGCTGGCGGCCCAGGACCGGACGAGGTTTCTGGCCACGGTGAAGACGCGCCCGCGGGCGGGGGCCCTGGCGCAGCTTCCGGCCGATCTGCCGGTGTTCACCGGGCGTCGCGCCGAACTCCGGCAGGCTCTCGCGTTCCTGGACGAGCGGAGCCAGGAGGCACGCGCCGTGGTGATCGGTGCGATCGGCGGGATGGCCGGAGTGGGCAAGACGGCGCTGGCCCTGCACTGGGCGCACCGGATCGCGGTCTCGTACCCGGACGGGCAGTTGTGGGTGGACCTGCGGGGTTTCGACCGGGGCGGGCAGGTGCTGGACGCGGGGCAGGCACTGGGCGGGTTCCTGCGCGCGCTGGGTGTCGCCGACAGCCGCATCCCGGCCGGCACCGACGACCGGGCCGCGTTGTTCCGCAGCAAGCTGGCCGGCCGCCGGGTGCTGATCGTCCTGGACAACGCCCGTGACAGCGAGCAGGTGCGCCCGCTGCTGCCGGCCACGGCGGGTTGCCTGGCGATCGTGACCAGCCGCAACCAGCTCACCGGCCTGGCCGCCACGCATGGCGCCCGGACGCTCACGCTGGATGTCTGGAAGCCCGATGAGGCCAGGGAAGCCCTGGCCCGCAGGCTCGGCACGGACCGGGTGGCGGCCGAGCCGGAGGCGGTGACGCGGATTCTGGCGCTCTGCGGGCATCTGCCGCTGGCGGTGGCGGTCGTGGCCGCGCGTGCCGCCGCCCGACCGTCCTTCGCGCTCGCGGACATCGCCGCCGAGCTGAACGAGGCTCACGGCACGCTCGACGCCTTCCACGCCCCTGACGGGATCGACCCGCGTGCCGTCTTCTCCTGGTCCTACCAGGCGCTCAGCCCGGACGCCGCCCGGCTGTTCCGCCTCCTGGGCCTGCATCCGGGCCCCGACATCACACTCCCGGCCGCCGCCTCACTGGCCGCCCTGCCGGCCCGCCGGGTCCGGGTCCTGCTGGAGGAGTGCGGCGCCGCCCACCTGGTCACCGAGCACGCGCCGGGCCGCTGGCGCCTGCACGACCTGCTGCGCGCCTACGCCGCCGGGACCGCTGAGGAACAGGACGGTCCCGCCGAGCGCCGGCGGGCCTTCCACCGCCTTCTCGATCATCTGCTGCACAGCGCGCACGCCGCCGACCAGGTCATCAATCCCGTCGTCTCCACGCCGATCGAGCCGGGGCCCGCGCAACCGGGCGTGGTCGTCGACGCCTTCCACGACCGCGAGCAGGCGGCCGCGTGGGCCGCCCGTGAGCTGCAGGTCGTCTGGGCGGCCCAGCGGCAGGCGGAGGCTCTGGGCGGGTTCGACCGCCACCTGTGGCAGCTCGCCTGGACCACCGTGGACGCGTTCTCCGGCCATGCCTGGACCCTCGGCCGGGAATCGCTCGCCTTCCTCACCCGCGCGGCCGACGCCGTGAAGCGCGACCCCGGAGGAGCGCGGTACGTCAGCGCCGTCGTGGGCTGGGTGGCGGTACAAGAACACCGGATCGGGCGGTCGCAGGAGGCCAAGGCACGCCTCCGCCTGCTCCTGCGATCACCGGATTCGCCCGCCCAGTCCCTGGACCAGGCTCGCGTCCACCACGACCTGGGCTGGATCCACGGCGTACTCGGTGAGTACGACGACGCTCTGCGGCACTCCCTGGCCGCCCTCGGCCACTACCTCGCCGTCGGCAACCTGCCCGGCCACGCCAGGGAGCTCGCCTCCGTCGCCTGGTACCACGCCCTGCTCGGCCACTACGACGACGCCATCACCTCCTGCGAACAGGCCATCGCACGCCTGGCCGAGCAGAACATGACGGCCGCGGAAGCGTCGGCCTGGGACACCTTGGGCTACGTCCACCACCATCTCGGCGACCACCGCCAGGCGATCGGCTGCTACCTGCGCTCCCTCGACCTCTACCGGCACACCGGTCGTCCCGCGCTCGAAGCCGAAGTCCTGGAGCACCTCGGGGACGCACACCACGCCCTGGGCCAGGCGGACGCCGCGGGCGGCTTCTGGCAGCAGGCTCTCGACCTCCTCGTTCCGCTCGATCACTCCAGCTCCGACCGCCTGCGCGCCAAGCTCTCCGCCACCGCGGCGATCGACCGGGGTCGCTGA
- a CDS encoding alpha/beta hydrolase, producing MDRPVLEPAAQAFADATANPPFLFQLPPAEGRKAVDAAQSPEIEVPGTTREAVGNLTIFRPEGAEGPLPVLLYIHGAGWVFGNDHTHGRLARELALGVGAAVVFVNYSLSPEARYPVAVQENAAALDWVGKHGSRLGLDVSRIAVAGDSVGGNMAAALALTARDRLKAQVLFYPVTDAGFDTGSYHQFAEGYFLRRDGMRWFWDQYTTSEFERNEITASPLRATVDQLRGLPPALVITAEADVLRDEGEAYAGKLREADVPVIAVRYQGIIHDFVMLNALRGTHAARAAIAQAIAFLKEKLS from the coding sequence ATGGACAGACCCGTCCTTGAACCGGCGGCACAGGCCTTCGCGGACGCGACCGCGAACCCGCCCTTCCTGTTCCAGCTGCCGCCGGCCGAGGGCCGCAAGGCGGTCGACGCGGCGCAGTCACCGGAGATCGAGGTGCCCGGCACGACCCGGGAGGCGGTCGGGAACCTGACGATCTTCCGGCCCGAAGGCGCCGAGGGGCCGCTGCCGGTGCTCCTTTACATCCACGGCGCGGGCTGGGTGTTCGGCAACGACCACACCCACGGGCGGCTGGCCAGGGAGCTCGCCCTGGGCGTCGGCGCGGCGGTCGTCTTCGTCAACTACAGCCTCTCGCCCGAGGCCCGCTACCCGGTGGCCGTCCAGGAGAACGCCGCCGCCCTGGACTGGGTGGGGAAGCACGGCTCGCGCCTGGGCCTGGACGTCTCCCGCATCGCGGTGGCCGGCGACTCGGTGGGCGGCAACATGGCGGCCGCGCTCGCCCTGACCGCCCGGGACCGGCTCAAGGCCCAGGTGTTGTTCTACCCGGTGACCGACGCGGGCTTCGACACCGGCTCCTACCACCAGTTCGCCGAGGGGTACTTCCTGCGCCGCGACGGGATGCGGTGGTTCTGGGACCAGTACACCACCAGCGAGTTCGAGCGGAACGAGATCACCGCCTCGCCGCTGCGCGCCACCGTCGACCAGCTGCGCGGCCTGCCGCCCGCGCTGGTCATCACCGCCGAGGCCGACGTGCTCCGGGACGAGGGCGAGGCGTACGCCGGCAAGCTGCGCGAGGCGGACGTGCCCGTGATCGCCGTTCGCTACCAGGGCATCATCCACGACTTCGTCATGCTCAACGCCCTGCGCGGCACCCACGCCGCGCGGGCCGCCATCGCCCAGGCCATCGCCTTCCTGAAGGAGAAGCTGTCATGA
- a CDS encoding AAA family ATPase, with amino-acid sequence MTPLAGGSVVSLIGREREAAAIDAMLERSPEQGDALIVRGPAGIGKTALLEAATSTARERGMAVMSTAGVEGEAHLPFAGLHLLLLPLQDAVAKLPARQREALNSAFGLGEARVEPFLIAMAVLTLLTEAAAAGPLLVVVDDVHWLDAPTVEALAFVARRIRADPIAVLFATRDDHPTHLDHCGLSELPLGGLDHAAAETLLDQRASRLGAGARRRVLAEADGNPLALVELPQVANGEPEPAVSGLLPLTARLERAFAVRLADLPPPTRALLLAAAADDGRHLATALAAGSLMTGEQLTVAALTPATERRLVELTASEFRFRHPLVRSAVYHRATPAERLAVHNALAEIHDADPDRQAWHRAAAVSHPDAAVATELVNVARRAHQRGAVVAAVAALRRSAQLTEGPALRANRLLQAAELAFELGGRDLLADLLTQVDPGVLTDLGQARLTWLQEVLEEGRTPLRRLVGTIESVSTLGDTALAMNFVRAAAIRCWWTEPGSDVRLRVAELAERLAPSADDPELLACLSLAAGLERGDQVIERLVRLRGTPFDGVQNRLLGVAATGVGAFDLAGGFLEAAVAELRAQGRLGPLTLALSSQVWEQIFCGDWAGANLVAGECERLARETGQSRWLAAALAARALLAGLRGQTDLGRALAAEAERALGPQGVASVLALVLHARGVIALCAGQYAEAFGHLRRIADPQDVAYHPRWRLWSVSELAEAAVGSGQEDAFRGILADMEKAVADAPAPLAHVGLRHARALLADAEPLYATALAADLTRWPTARARLWLAHGVWLRRHKRVKEARESLRIARDTCDALGLVALGERARRELRAAGEAAAGRTPAGSDNLSAQELQIARLAAAGLTNREIGQQLYLSHRTVSTHLYRIFPKLGISARAQLRDALGL; translated from the coding sequence ATGACGCCATTGGCAGGGGGCAGTGTGGTCAGCTTGATCGGCCGCGAGCGTGAGGCTGCCGCGATCGACGCCATGCTGGAGCGCTCGCCGGAGCAGGGCGACGCGCTGATCGTCCGCGGCCCCGCCGGCATCGGCAAGACCGCCCTGCTGGAAGCCGCCACGAGCACCGCTCGTGAGCGGGGGATGGCGGTCATGAGCACGGCCGGCGTGGAGGGCGAGGCCCACCTGCCCTTCGCCGGCCTGCATCTGCTCCTGCTGCCGCTGCAGGACGCGGTGGCCAAGCTGCCCGCCCGGCAGCGCGAGGCGCTCAACAGCGCCTTCGGCCTCGGCGAGGCGCGGGTGGAGCCGTTCCTCATCGCGATGGCCGTCCTCACCCTGCTCACCGAGGCCGCCGCCGCCGGGCCGCTGCTGGTCGTCGTCGACGACGTGCACTGGCTCGACGCGCCCACCGTCGAGGCGCTCGCCTTCGTCGCCCGGCGCATCCGCGCCGACCCCATCGCCGTCCTCTTCGCCACCCGGGACGACCATCCCACCCACCTCGATCACTGCGGCCTGTCCGAGCTGCCACTCGGCGGCCTCGACCACGCCGCCGCCGAGACGCTCCTGGACCAGCGCGCGTCCCGGCTGGGCGCCGGTGCGCGCCGGCGCGTGCTGGCCGAGGCGGACGGCAACCCCCTCGCTCTCGTGGAGCTGCCGCAGGTGGCCAACGGCGAACCGGAGCCGGCGGTCTCCGGTCTGCTGCCGCTGACGGCGCGCCTGGAGCGGGCCTTCGCCGTACGGCTGGCGGATCTGCCGCCACCCACTCGTGCCCTGCTGCTGGCGGCGGCCGCCGACGACGGCAGGCACCTGGCCACCGCCCTGGCCGCGGGAAGCCTCATGACCGGGGAGCAGCTCACCGTCGCGGCGCTCACCCCGGCCACCGAACGGCGCCTGGTCGAACTCACCGCGAGTGAGTTCCGTTTCCGCCACCCGCTGGTCCGCTCGGCCGTCTACCACCGCGCCACGCCGGCCGAGCGCCTCGCCGTGCACAACGCGCTCGCCGAGATCCACGACGCCGACCCGGACCGGCAGGCCTGGCACCGAGCGGCGGCCGTCAGCCACCCGGACGCCGCGGTCGCCACCGAGCTGGTCAACGTCGCCCGCCGCGCGCACCAGCGCGGCGCCGTCGTGGCCGCCGTCGCCGCGCTGCGGCGTTCGGCCCAGCTGACCGAAGGGCCGGCCCTGCGCGCCAACCGGCTGCTGCAGGCCGCGGAACTCGCCTTCGAGCTGGGCGGCCGCGACCTCCTGGCCGACCTGCTCACGCAGGTGGACCCCGGTGTCCTGACCGACCTCGGCCAGGCGAGGCTGACGTGGCTGCAGGAGGTGCTCGAAGAGGGGCGCACTCCCCTGCGCCGGCTCGTCGGCACGATCGAGTCGGTGTCGACGCTCGGCGACACCGCGTTGGCGATGAACTTCGTCCGGGCCGCCGCCATCCGCTGCTGGTGGACCGAGCCCGGCTCGGACGTGCGGCTACGGGTGGCCGAGCTGGCCGAGCGGCTGGCCCCGTCGGCGGACGATCCCGAGTTGCTGGCGTGCCTGAGCCTGGCCGCCGGGCTGGAGCGCGGCGACCAGGTGATCGAACGCCTGGTCCGGTTGCGCGGCACTCCCTTCGACGGCGTCCAGAACCGGCTGCTCGGGGTGGCGGCGACCGGCGTCGGCGCCTTCGACCTGGCCGGCGGCTTCCTGGAGGCCGCGGTCGCCGAGCTCCGGGCACAGGGCCGGCTCGGTCCCCTCACCCTGGCGTTGTCATCGCAGGTGTGGGAGCAGATCTTCTGCGGCGACTGGGCCGGCGCCAACCTCGTCGCCGGCGAGTGCGAGCGGCTGGCCCGCGAGACCGGCCAGTCACGCTGGCTGGCCGCGGCACTGGCGGCCCGCGCCCTGCTGGCGGGCCTGCGCGGGCAGACCGACCTCGGCCGGGCCCTCGCCGCCGAGGCCGAGCGGGCGCTCGGGCCCCAGGGCGTCGCGTCGGTGCTGGCCCTCGTGCTGCACGCCAGAGGAGTGATCGCGCTGTGTGCCGGGCAGTACGCCGAGGCTTTCGGCCACCTGCGGCGGATCGCCGATCCCCAGGACGTCGCCTACCACCCTCGCTGGCGGCTCTGGTCGGTCAGCGAGCTGGCCGAGGCCGCCGTGGGCAGCGGACAGGAGGATGCCTTCCGCGGGATCCTCGCCGACATGGAGAAGGCCGTCGCCGACGCTCCCGCTCCGCTGGCGCACGTGGGCCTGCGGCACGCCCGCGCCCTGCTCGCCGACGCCGAGCCCCTCTACGCGACCGCCCTGGCCGCCGACCTGACCCGCTGGCCGACGGCCCGGGCGCGGCTGTGGCTGGCCCACGGTGTCTGGTTGCGCAGGCACAAGCGGGTGAAGGAGGCCCGCGAGTCCCTTCGGATCGCCCGTGACACCTGTGACGCGCTGGGCCTGGTCGCCTTGGGCGAGAGGGCTCGCCGGGAACTCCGCGCCGCCGGCGAGGCCGCCGCCGGGCGCACCCCTGCCGGCAGCGACAACCTGTCGGCACAGGAGTTGCAGATCGCCCGGCTGGCGGCGGCCGGCCTGACCAACCGGGAGATCGGGCAGCAGCTGTACCTGTCTCATCGGACCGTCAGCACCCACCTGTACCGGATATTTCCGAAGCTGGGGATCTCGGCGCGGGCGCAGCTTCGTGATGCGCTCGGGCTCTGA
- a CDS encoding carbohydrate ABC transporter permease: MRRIVLIVFSVIFMYPFVIQIANSFKTDPDAAAGPLSPIPHPATLSAFERVFTGTDMPVWLANSLLVTVVVTLGRVLLDSMAGYALARLRFRGRSGLFAAVIAVMAVPGVVLFIPKFLVLNQLGMYDSYLALILPLVADATGVFIMKQFFESVPRSVEEAARIDGAGPFRIFWSVVLPMSRPALITLTILSFQSSWNEFPHTLVAVQDPALFTLPRGLADLVSGSLGGGTQFPLKLAAALLATIPVAVIFMVFQRYFIRDPNQGAEKG; this comes from the coding sequence ATGAGGCGGATCGTACTGATCGTCTTCTCGGTGATCTTCATGTATCCGTTCGTCATCCAGATCGCCAACTCCTTCAAGACCGACCCCGACGCCGCGGCCGGGCCGCTGTCGCCCATCCCGCATCCGGCCACGCTGTCGGCGTTCGAGCGGGTGTTCACGGGCACGGACATGCCGGTCTGGCTGGCGAACTCGCTGCTGGTGACGGTGGTGGTCACGCTGGGGCGGGTGCTGCTCGACTCGATGGCCGGGTACGCGCTGGCCCGGCTGCGCTTTCGCGGGCGTTCCGGGCTGTTCGCCGCGGTGATCGCGGTGATGGCGGTCCCGGGGGTCGTGCTCTTCATCCCGAAATTTCTGGTCCTGAACCAGCTGGGGATGTACGACTCGTACCTCGCGCTGATCCTCCCGCTCGTCGCCGACGCCACCGGCGTGTTCATCATGAAGCAGTTCTTCGAGTCGGTCCCGCGCAGCGTCGAGGAAGCGGCCCGCATCGACGGGGCCGGCCCGTTCCGGATCTTCTGGTCCGTGGTGCTCCCCATGTCGCGCCCGGCGCTGATCACGCTGACGATCCTGTCGTTCCAGAGCTCATGGAACGAGTTCCCGCACACCCTGGTCGCCGTACAGGACCCGGCCCTGTTCACCCTCCCGCGCGGGCTGGCCGACCTGGTCAGCGGATCGCTCGGCGGCGGGACCCAGTTCCCGCTCAAGCTCGCGGCGGCCCTGCTGGCCACCATCCCGGTGGCCGTGATCTTCATGGTGTTCCAGCGGTACTTCATCCGCGACCCGAACCAGGGGGCGGAGAAGGGCTGA
- a CDS encoding carbohydrate ABC transporter permease encodes MRSRTRENLAGWLFVAPVVAILGLFLLLPILMALWVSLTGWNGQGSPFRAGVPFVGGENYARLFAEEGLAREDFMTSIRNNVYYVAAVVPLQTALALFLALAVNRRRTFFRTAFYFPSVTSSVAISVVFLFIFSNSGAVNQLLALAGVRGPQWFSDPRGVIQLLVGEPPAALTEHGMLGLTWWDWLSGPSVAMCAIIVLVVWTTSGTFMLMFLAALQNIPKTLDEAAMIDGATRWQRFRRVTLPLLKPTMFLVLTLGLIGTWQVFDQIYVMSQGDPAKTTLTPAFLSYRTAFRDFDYGAGTAISFVLFLIIVLLTLFQRWILRERKA; translated from the coding sequence ATGCGCAGTCGTACCAGGGAGAACCTCGCGGGGTGGCTCTTCGTGGCGCCGGTGGTGGCGATCCTCGGGCTGTTCCTGCTGCTGCCCATCCTGATGGCGCTCTGGGTGAGCCTGACGGGATGGAACGGGCAGGGCAGCCCGTTCCGGGCCGGCGTGCCGTTCGTCGGCGGGGAGAACTACGCCCGGCTGTTCGCCGAGGAAGGGCTGGCCCGCGAAGACTTCATGACCAGTATCCGCAACAACGTCTACTACGTCGCCGCGGTCGTCCCGCTGCAGACAGCGCTCGCGCTCTTTCTCGCGCTCGCGGTGAACAGGCGCAGGACGTTCTTCCGCACCGCGTTCTACTTCCCCTCGGTGACCAGCTCCGTGGCGATCAGCGTGGTGTTCCTGTTCATATTCAGCAACTCCGGTGCGGTCAACCAGCTCCTGGCCCTGGCCGGCGTGCGGGGGCCGCAGTGGTTCTCCGACCCGCGCGGGGTGATCCAGCTCCTGGTCGGCGAGCCGCCCGCCGCGCTCACCGAGCACGGGATGCTGGGCCTGACCTGGTGGGACTGGCTCTCGGGGCCGAGCGTGGCGATGTGCGCGATCATCGTGCTCGTGGTGTGGACGACGTCGGGGACGTTCATGCTGATGTTCCTCGCGGCGCTGCAGAACATCCCGAAGACGCTCGACGAGGCGGCCATGATCGACGGCGCCACCCGGTGGCAGCGCTTCCGCCGGGTGACGTTGCCGCTGCTCAAGCCGACCATGTTCCTGGTGCTGACCCTCGGATTGATCGGCACCTGGCAGGTCTTCGACCAGATCTACGTGATGAGCCAGGGCGATCCGGCCAAGACCACGCTGACGCCGGCGTTCCTGTCGTACCGGACGGCCTTCCGCGACTTCGACTACGGCGCGGGCACGGCGATCTCGTTCGTGCTCTTCCTGATCATCGTGCTGCTGACCCTGTTCCAGCGGTGGATCTTGAGGGAGCGGAAGGCATGA